A stretch of Lathyrus oleraceus cultivar Zhongwan6 chromosome 6, CAAS_Psat_ZW6_1.0, whole genome shotgun sequence DNA encodes these proteins:
- the LOC127096250 gene encoding uncharacterized protein LOC127096250, whose protein sequence is MANTAGIGNRTLGQISLLDSQDYQLALTLEEYSCILGIPIKLQVPFHVSMEVPDSERIVATLYLGKYVVDANLKTKGGLSGFILSFLLETLGALAKEENWKVFNAVLACSIYGIVLFPNMVDFVDMNSIRILMMGNLVLTLLGGVYHSIHSRNHKRRGGLLWCCAPLLYHWFRSHLPCKGAFMDNKETLKWSKRLMGLTSKDLVWYNLKLDRMEKSEVILCCEEFPNVPLMGIRGGVNYNHVLSQRQLHYALKGSLEDRSIQESLFYNVNYGVEMMKKVAKA, encoded by the exons ATGGCAAACACAGCTGGCATTGGAAACAGAACACTTGGCcaaatcagcttgctggattcgcaag ACTATCAGTTGGCACTGACCTTGGAAGAGTATTCATGTATTCTAGGAATTCCCATCAAGCTTCAAGTTCCTTTTCACGTGTCTATGGAGGTTCCTGATTCTGAACGTATTGTTGCTACCCTTTATTTGGGAAAATATGTGGTGGATGCTAATCTCAAGACAAAAGGAGGACTCTCTGGTTTTATTCTGAGTTTTCTTTTAGAAACTTTGGGTGCTTTGGCTAAAGAAGAGAATTGGAAGGTTTTCAATGCTGTTTTGGCTTGCAGTATCTATGGCATTGTTTTGTTTCCCAACATGGTTGATTTTGTCGATATGAACTCCATTCGTATCTTGATGATGGGGAACCTAGTACTAACACTTTTGGGGGGTGTATATCATTCTATTCATTCCAGAAATCACAAAAGGAGAGGTGGCTTACTGTGGTGTTGTGCTCCTCTTTTGTACCATTGGTTCCGAAGCCATCTCCCGTGCAAAGGAGCATTTATGGATAACAAGGAAACCTTGAAGTGGTCCAAGAGGTTGATGGGGCTTACTTCCAAAGATTTGGTGTGGTATAACTTGAAATTGGACAGGATGGAGAAATCTGAAGTGATTTTATGTTGTGAAGAGtttcctaatgtgcctctcatGGGCATTAGGGGAGGTGTAAACTATAATCACGTGCTTTCTCAAAGACAATTGCACTATGCTTTGAAAGGATCTCTAGAGGATAGGAGCATCCAAGAGTCTTTGTTCTACAATGTGAATTATGGTGTTGAGATGATGAAGAAAGTTGCTAAGGCCTGA